From Calliphora vicina chromosome 3, idCalVici1.1, whole genome shotgun sequence:
tatttatttttcatttacctCTCAATTTGTTTTGGTCTGTAATTAGTTGATATAGTATTTTAAAGCAAACAGGtaaatattcatatgtattgtatatgatattaataacttaaaacaaaaaatccgcttttaacatttaaatgattcatttacaaacaaattaaatacaaacatatgtatgtatgtaggtacatAAGAATGGCTACAACTCACGTACATactattttgcaattttaattctaaaataaaactttttgacgttttcgtatacaacacaaacaaattgtaaacttTCCTTaaagtatttaattaaaattttttaaacaaacaaatgctAATGAAATGCAAGACCTTTATACATACAATACGCGATttgaaacagaaaacaaaacgattttttaacgATTCTAAAGAAAAAGTAGGTATGTACTTGATAAATGTGGAAATAAAAATCACGAAAAAGCTGcttaaaatgttgaataattccCATTAAGGTAAAAAATAACCCAATAAACATactcagcccaattatgaataaaaattccccgggagttttttccccttttttcatttttcctattcaaattcaatgggaaaaaactcccgcggaattttttattcataattgggctgactGAAAtatgagctatattcggctttgcctaAATAtagcaaaactatttttcccGATCTTGACCCTtacattggatatccatattgtctacattaatgacttagtaattcagatatagataaaaaataggaaaaaaaatcgaggttgtcctggttttttgcttatatctcagacatttgtgcgccgattttctcgattttaaatagcaaccgaatcggGTCTATATTGATGtttgaatcatgtatgtaagttatttgggggctactgaaagttgatttcaacacacggACGGacttgactccgctatctataacaatccaTTGGGGTCCCaaatgaaaattacaaacggaatgataaacttatcaGGCTGTCAcagatcgaaagtggaattaattccgtatttcgtttcttcagaaaaagtaaaacaaaaagttctttcggaatgaaaccactttcagttttcaaagtcgaattgatatttcattgtaaatatttgtttttctaacattttttttatcaatttctgtaccaaaaacttcactcatggtgaaggtttttatacccttcaccatgagtggaaaGAGTACGAACAAAGCTTGATTAACGTTGCGCCCCGGTGCCTAAACCATGGTTAGTACTCCGAGATAGTTCTAAAAAGGtggcttaaaatttaaattccaatCAAAATGAAATGGCTTTAGCTAATAACCAGCGACGAATATGTCGCGTTACAAATTACGTGTTACAAATCATACCAAAGGTTTTAAAACAAGACAActccattttaaattaaacaaattttctttaatacatTACATGTATTCCAATTcgctgattttttaaattttcaagcgGCAGTCGAATACGAGTtccattttttgtttcgttCAGGATACCATGTTTATTTctaatatattggaaacaacTAATCGACAAAACCtatagataataaaaaaaaattgttttcagatatttttttttatttcaaagaatGTCGAGTTTGGGACCGTGAAAATGTCAATATGtaggatttttaaattttttcttaatttgaaCCCCATTTTGAAGACATTTAGGGTGGTTTatcattttcggaagtgggcctatatgggagctatgttaAATTACTGACCAATCtacacaacatttttaaatatgatttatttttatataaaacttatatgtgtcgatacctatataaatcagacacttacatatatatttctGGAGGCCATTCGAAATATAATGGGGACCAGTCGAAATAATGGACCGTTTATAACCAATTTCAGTtgggacttttttttccaaaaattcagAACATAAGCTATGTTAATTGAAATGTGTACTAGGTTATTCAAAGAATTCtaacgaaaatattttatttaaaatgctttGTAGTTGTATTGCACTAGTGGTATGTATAGAgattattaaaaacatacagTAACAAAACGAAATTATATTGCTAAAAATAAATTGCTGAAATagctcaaatattttttaaacaatgctCCAAACAAATTTACTTGATTTGATAACTTTCTAAAATCGCATAATGCactaaaaaatacttatttgtttgtatACAATAATTGGGCACTTGTAGATAAAAGTAACTGATTAgaggttttaaattatttctgcTTTCAGTTATACAAACTTATAACGATGacatgcaaataaaaataatattgaaaaaagatGACGAAATTTTGTTAATGGTTTTAATGTACATCAATACATAcagatattttattattgtctatagttaatagggtattcaatcgattaacggttaaccgattaattttggacggttaactgttcgaataatttaaaatcgccgattttcaaataacaaataaaccgattaatttgtgtcgattaaccgattaaccgaaattccttttttttttgcactgtaacatatttttttgttttaattccaatacaaatgtgaaattaaaattacatatttttcgaacatcaaagaaacatgtttagtgagtataacaactgtatttacatgtatttgaaactttgtttgtatttacatgtatagacgaaactttttttgaaaggagtcttttatcagaacttaacgaaaatattaaaagtattcaaaatctaaaacaatccaaaaaggactccaatggtataacgAAGGATTTTATATTCTtagataaaactaaaaaaaagaactgcgatattggatattctttatcatgctttcaatttctccaacatctacaatcagcgagagagttttttcaaagtcaagttttattaattctaaagaaaaaaaatcgtttaaaaggaaaacatttaaattatattttgtttaaaagatcatttcagaagatctcactaaaatcctaaaaaaactcaCAGGTGTATACGAAAAGGATTttaaataccatatttgctattatttttggttgaattgttatgttttgtttgttttttgtttttgtacacaaaattcgtggttgtattttcaatttaaaatagaaattattcggttaatcgaataatttgaaattaaccgattattaaccgaataaatctaaaccccgattaattatttgatcgattaaccgattaaatcagaaacccgattaattgaataccctaatagttaatggtctaaaaaaaaataaattgcataataaaattaagttgtaaGTCGTGttgtttgttgaaaaaagttaaagttttaaaataggATTTGAATTCGAGtttttatcttttaacaaaatttcttataattttatagaaattgtaaccattattgtataaaatatatgaGTCTTTCAGCTAGAAAAGCATATAATTTGTATTGCActctacatacattttatatggTGGAAATTTGTTAATGGCATACTTTTATTTCGAGCTTATTTAAATTTCCCGCTATGTATCATTAttactttttgaataaaaaactttaacttttttcttaaaatttaaaatgatttgtaTCTGTTAGTTCAAGGAACTTAATTAACTTAATAAGTACacttaatttaaattgaattaaccACTTCCTCCTAGTCCTCTTTCACCTACACCATCCATCATTTCTCTTCTTCCAAAATGTCCAATATTTGAGGAGTAAAATAGGTGATTATGCAATCGGCACCAGCACGACGGAAACCTTTCATTGACTCCATTAAAGCCTGCTTCAAGTCAAAAGCACCATGTTCAGCAGCATAATACAACATAGAGTATTCACCAGAAACTTGATACACATACAGCGGATGATTGGGATAAGTGTCTTTAGTTTGTCTCAAAATGTCCAAATAAGGCATGCCTGGCTTGACCATTAACATATCGGCGCCCTCTACAACATCACGTTGTACGGCACGCATAGCCAAACCCTTAGACCCACTGGGCAGTTGATAACACCTGCGATCGCCAAATGCGGGAGCTGACTGGGCGGCATCTCTGAAGGGTCCGTAAAAGTTTGAAGCGAATTTCGCCGAGTAGGAGAGCAAAGAAACACggttttccaaattgttttcaatGAGACCTTCTTTAATCGCTTTTATGCGATTGTCCATCATATCGGAGGGAGCCACAATATGGGCTCCAGCTTTGCCATATGCTACAGCGACCTCTGCTAAACGTTTAATGCTTTCGGCATTCTTCAAGCCGCCTTCATTTAAAATGCCGCAGTGGCCATGAGACATGTAGGGACACAGACAAACATCACAGGCTATTAACAGATTGGGAAACCACTGTCTAAGTAAAGGTAAAGCCTTGACAACCGGGTTTGCATTAGAATCGGCATGTGTAGCATTTTCGTCTTTCATTGCGCAATCGACTACGCCAAATAGTAAGACAGAACTTAGGCCCTTAGCAACCAAAGGTGTCAAATGATCTCTCAGTACATTTACACCCATTCTAGCCTGGCCGGGCATACTGGCAATGGGCTGGAAACTGTCATCATCGCATACCAAAAACACTGGATACATTAAATTGTGGGGTGTAATCTCACAACCGGATTCCTGCAGCATACGCAAAGTAGGATGATGTATACCACTGTGTAATTTCTTATCCATTTTGCAGGTATTTCTttagttataataaaataatatatttttttagcaaaaaattaaGTGAACTTCCAGCAAAGTtttaattcagttttatttttttaaatattgattaagtaataaaaatttgatttcagttttttcttatttgtatttgttgtttttggattttgtgCACTTTTACGCTTGTTGGACTCTTTACTCCACACACCCGTCGTTATATCAACATTTATGTTTTCGCgtgtttttaatgaatttctttCCGTCCTCTAGCCGCGTTGGTCTATTGAATACTTGAGTTTTATTTCGTATATTTTACTCTTACAAAGTTTGTTTCTTGAATGAATGCGTGTTGGTTGCCAGTGTTtgtattaaaatgattaaatatacaatattcCCACCACCTGTCTGCTCTTCATTCGTCAGAGACTTTCcctcaaggcgaattcatacaaggtggtggtagttctacaaaaacaacaaatggtcttaacaaatgtcaaaaaacagaaattaaaaattaaagaaatatgtattaaaactaaatatagtgtagataattgaatagttagggctttacttatttatgcaaaatataaatattttgttaatttgcttagaatatatagatattgaagtataataacaagctttgacagatgttagaaccaaacaagcgaaaaaagagtaatcagctgattgactgacttcaccttgtataaattcgccttggtctcATAGATACAGAAGTGAGTGTATTTGGAAAGGTTGTCGATGTAGTTGTGAGTAAGCACTGCACGTTGTATTTGGTAAGTGGTGAATTTGAAACATTCACCCTATTTAGTGATATGGGTGGCTAATAGGTTATACCTAGACTTTTGAAACATGCTACAGTTAGTGCGGGCGTCATTACTAATTCTTACTGATGGTTCTGATTGCAATGTCATTTTTCTAATTGTAGACTTTTTGAACTTATGTACTAAGATGAATCCAACTTTATTATGAAACCCTggtaaacttttataaaaataccataAGAAATTACGACTACCTACAATATGTACTGTGAAATCAAAAACCATCAAAAATTAGACCGTATATTTATAATACAGCGATTACGACGTGGAATTCGcgtataatttttgttgtaacGGCATTGTAACAAGATAGGGGAGACGATTTTTGGTGTTATCATGTCGATTTTATTATTCCTCTGTTAACGTTGGATATTCGATAGTCTATTCaggcagaaattaaaattatgtattcacaaatattgtttacctctacaataatataaatacaagtTCACGACTCTTCCAACAATTATGTACCACTAAATTGAAAATGCCAAGTTGTTACGGTTCGGTTGGACTGGCGAGGTTTCCCACTAGCTCTTGGCATGTATTGACCTCAGGGAGGTCCCAACCCTCTCACCAGCCGCTAATCCGCacagtaaacaaaaaaatgaaaaactaaatagAACAAAACTGACACTGACAAACTACACCACATGAAGAATTCTCAGAGACAAGCTGTTCGTCTCTCTATTGCCCTCCCTACCATGTCGTAGGCGCATCCGCTCAAAAGTTCCTACGACCCAAATAATTTCTAATTTCGCAACAAAGTGTACAAAAATCGTATACTATTACAAAACATGAAATTTGTCGTTCAAACTGCTTTCATTACAATTTTCTAAATTGCATAAAATATTCCCTCCATTCACAGAATTCCATCCCGATACGCAtttcgcttcttcagaaaaagtaaacagAACATTCTTTTGAAAtgagttttttaagttttggaatcagagcttcgaattatattgtataataaaattttagcttaattcagaattaTAAATGCCAGCAATTCATTCCATACAATTATTCCCTACACAACAAATGCCTTTAGcttccttcaccatgagtggcaaggatatactatataagtttgtcataagGATATACTATATAAGATATACTATATACATAGGATATACTATATaagaaattaagcttatatggaaccgagtgagtgggaaaccacaagtgtgggctttttggtactttttatatattctaatggtacttttggaattttctgtaatatgcacatagaaatataaaattaggcGTATATTGTCCCAAGtcagtgaaaattcaagggcatacttcatggtactttttctttattctcatgggtactttttttaattttctataataatggacctataaacataaaattaagcatatatggttctatgtgagtgagaattcaaagttgtactttatatttattcgaatggtactttttctattttcatcACCAATAAACTTAGAAACATTATGCTAAGTTTATATGGACCCGAATCTACAAGTAGTGACATTATggaactttttctttattctaacggtaatttttgaattttctacaataataTAATTAGATATATGAAATGTAGCATATATGGAGCTGAGtaattaaaagttttacatTTTCGTGTTAAGATGTTTCGTGCTACATaagtaacacattttttaattgtacattgttatacttttattttaatatcaaaatatatgctaacgaagtagcgggtAATATGCTagtcatttataaaattaattgaaaaaaatttacttacccccactaacacgaagtctggttatgccttaactaatagttatactgtcggttaaaattatttttgtatgaaaattgtcaatataactattagttaaaacataaccagacttcgcgttactgggggttaagcgtatttttaatagatttgaattgaataaaaatttaatcatagaatacattttataaagctattttgtaatggatttgaattacaggaaacttgaatgattcaataaggaattaattataTATCGAATGAATTCACAAATCAATGAATTCAGGGCGGTTATTGCGTAACTCAATCCGAAAACGGAAATGTTCGAAAATGTGTGttaaatacattgtaattcgaaacgatttcctttcgaatcgaattatgGAGTAACCCCCCAGTACGTTTGAATTACTAAGGAAATAAGATTAATTCgggaatatatttaattaaatttgattttgaatatttaattaagaattaattctttctaaCCTTTCAGTGTAATATATAGAGTATATTAAAGAAAGGAAAGAAacttatatgtattttgaatcAACATAGTAGTTTTTAAATCTTATCTTATTAAATCCCACAACACtcaacaattcaaaaattatatactataatttatgtttttgcgtacgactattttatttatttaattattgtattgtattcttaaatattgtttcaaaatttttatgatgACTTAAAAGCGATTAAAACACAGTAagtttaaaaagtaaatttaatttgttatttttccaCTAACAGGAACACAGAAaactaataattaataataatatggtaAGTACACACAGCTaacgaaacaaacaaaaaaaaaaaaaataatatgtataaataaattgcattgcaaccaaaaaaatataaattaatattaacaattccttgcttttattattattgttttctcttactttataaaagtttctttaatttttaactaaaggaactaaaacctaaaacaaaatttaaattgttatttttgaaaactaaacaGGACACAATTTTATgcgtttaaacactttttttatgaaaataaggGAAGGGGGAGGCTGGAATTGAGAATAAAACCTAAGTTAACTAAATGCtaacttaaaataattaaatgttgGTCTTAAATATTTGGTATGGTTGTTCTTATTGTTCAAATGAATCGTATAAGTAATACAAAATGAAGAAGTAGAGGCGGCAAGTTGTAATTCCCGAATACAATGTGACTAAGATACCGATGTGTGATACAGAAAACGTTTGTTGGAAGTTTGATGGAAATTCAAAAGACAAGATACGTATTCTCTTGAAAAGCTCTTGGGGTGGATGATACGTTCGTGTGCAAAGGAAGCCTTTTTCATTGGTAAATAAtattcttgttgttgtttttgatgTAAGTTTAGTCGTCGCTGCATGTAAGCTCTTGTTACACCATTACCTCGTCAAGCCAAGGAAACTTGATAGAAAAGCCATTCTTCCATAAACGAGGGCACAAATGCCTTGGAGGTGGTAAACTTAACTTTCGGTTTCAATAGGCCCAGTTGCTCTTCAAACAACTCCAACGACTCCAAACAGCTGGTACCATTGCCATGGGTTAAATATTTACCATCTGGCTTAAGGATTTTAAACGAATGCTCTAAAATTGTGCGTATAAAATCCCAACATTCACCAATGGGGGCACCAGATATGGGTATATCGGTTAAATCACCAAATACATAATCGAATTTGCGACCCTCGCCAATGAATTTTTTCATGTATTCAACACAATCGCCGACAATAATCTCGTAGTTGTCGCCCTTGCGTTTCTCCAAAACATCACCACAAATACTGTTTAAATACTTGTTGCAGGCCTGCATCACCAACTCATCGATTTCAAGcataacaacaaattttggTTTCTCTTTGAGCAGCTCGTAGAGGAGTGCTCCATCGCCACCTCCCAAAATACAGATTTCCTTGCCTTCGTAATTTTCAACGCCACGACCCATTAAAGTTTCGGTGTAAATTAAATCGGATTCAGCAATGTCTAGAAAAGAATAGCAAACAGAAATGTAATAATAAACTATGTACACCACACTGGTATTCATACTTACTTTGCAACTCATCCAATATCAACATATTGCCCAAGGTTTTCGAGTGCaggatttgtattttttggaatGGTGAACGTGCCTCATAAACCAACGCATCAATATCGTATTCAATAATACGTTCATCTATAAATACGCGAAAGAGTGTTAAtgtatcaacaaaaatttgtattttattataatttttcatttcgtttgCATATGATAATATATAACTatagttatatgtatttatgtatattgctTACATTAAGTTTGCATTTAggtatgaattttaatttttaaaatgcatggATGTAAATGATGATGACAGATTAGTATAATACATTGAGAACAATTAAATTGTGCGCACTAACTATTACATGTTTGTAGTATGTACAGAGGTACATATCTACtatcttttatttttacatttttttttttttgttaaaccatCACAAACACTTGAATAAGAATTAGAATTACACTTACATATACATGAGCTGGCAATTTAATATACTTAaggatattaaaatataaaaacgtaACAACAAAAAACCATCCGCCacttaatttattaaaagaaatacatacatGTTTTAAAGGATACGAGCTATTTAAATATGCATGCTTTGCAAATAACAAAAAGTAGAGAAAatgtacaaacaaaaatatgtataatgaaATATAGCGTGACAATGATAAAATTGTGTTTGTACATATTTAAAGGCAAGACAAATtaagtattgtattaaaaacaaacagaaaaactaAGATGAACTGCATAATTTTAATAGTGTATCATGATGTTGAAATAAGTTGTCCCTTTATGTAAAACAagccaaattttaaatacacaaCTTATTTTGAtagaacaatttaattttattaacccgcaagagtgcctcaaggcatgcattacaaaacaccaattatctcaaaaagtaattacatttttttttaaattgaactgtgactttagttacagatttgttatcatttccctcgaaggtcgaaatgcattctgacttttagtgtttgttctgtcagctgttttgtgagtgatgtcataattttagcacgtgaaatttagtgtgtaattttttttttttaatcaaagttttactaacttttagtcgcccgatctattcgaaatattttttttattagtttttgaataaaatcgtatcataattattgttttttacacctaaaccgacaacaatgccctgaggcactcttcacctttttgcatcggttcctaaacttaatttgcaaattagtttctgatggctgttctgagtttattgggtcataattaccctaaaaaaattattcgacaactttttttagctttttaaagtttgcgggttagagggttaatatgaTTAATACCAGAAAGTAAATGATGTAAATGAATTTCGAcaccaaaaatattgtaaatcgACAAAAGATATGCATTGTTTcttattatttcaatatttttaataatttattgttcAAATTGTAGcaaattgttatatttgtttaaaaattatcgaatttgtttaaaaacaagtaagagagctatattcggctgcgccgaatcttatataaccttcaccaaattatactttaaaataaaaattttaaatgtttttaaaaataaaaaaaaatatttttaaactgttttttaatttatttatacatttttttttaagttatagtgaaaattttttttaaatttattattgaaaaaaattgtatgacaaacaatttttttggtgaaaaatatttttcccgattttgacccattgtatgtccgacttactatcgcgctatatacgtcgttgcaaaggtctttgaaatatctatcattatctaggttttttccttatatctaagccatttgtgggccgattttctctattttaaatagcaaccgaaccgggtccattgcggatatattgatgtatgaatcatgtatagaAAGGTCCTAactcgtttttttttaagtcgagattttttggctaaatatgatatatgagcgGACCATTTAACGATATGAACGAAAAtctggtcttacaaaaaaaaacgagtttgggcctttctatattaaggtaacgatatataagtttgtcattccttttgtaatttctacatttttcatttgcgaccccacaaagtatatatgtatattctgtatcgttatagatagtggagccGATATAGCcacgtctgtatgttgaaatctactttccttagcccacaaataacttacttacatatctacacagaaaaaactaaaatgtgaattcaattacgaaaatcacattttcaattactttttttattaaagttcaaccaatgtaaaaaattgttattcaaTTACTAAAGTTGTTTGaaactt
This genomic window contains:
- the Sms gene encoding spermine synthase isoform X2, whose protein sequence is MAAQTILFDFTVDKERTGDAKERQEIAKVLRHELEHIFPQLEMSYQMPMDDGYFAVLAENKETFVTLRIFSQGLVTINVEYYLEEGKEQLMSFDTMRALELILQQKLNSDRSKYLPPIKRGGYIDIYMTSSDERIIEYDIDALVYEARSPFQKIQILHSKTLGNMLILDELQNIAESDLIYTETLMGRGVENYEGKEICILGGGDGALLYELLKEKPKFVVMLEIDELVMQACNKYLNSICGDVLEKRKGDNYEIIVGDCVEYMKKFIGEGRKFDYVFGDLTDIPISGAPIGECWDFIRTILEHSFKILKPDGKYLTHGNGTSCLESLELFEEQLGLLKPKVKFTTSKAFVPSFMEEWLFYQVSLA
- the Pbgs gene encoding delta-aminolevulinic acid dehydratase, with translation MDKKLHSGIHHPTLRMLQESGCEITPHNLMYPVFLVCDDDSFQPIASMPGQARMGVNVLRDHLTPLVAKGLSSVLLFGVVDCAMKDENATHADSNANPVVKALPLLRQWFPNLLIACDVCLCPYMSHGHCGILNEGGLKNAESIKRLAEVAVAYGKAGAHIVAPSDMMDNRIKAIKEGLIENNLENRVSLLSYSAKFASNFYGPFRDAAQSAPAFGDRRCYQLPSGSKGLAMRAVQRDVVEGADMLMVKPGMPYLDILRQTKDTYPNHPLYVYQVSGEYSMLYYAAEHGAFDLKQALMESMKGFRRAGADCIITYFTPQILDILEEEK
- the Sms gene encoding spermine synthase isoform X1, producing MAAQTILFDFTVDKERTGDAKERQEIAKVLRHELEHIFPQLEMSYQMPMDDGYFAVLAENKETFVTLRIFSQGLVTINVEYYLEEGKEQLMSFDSSKRLENNIAKKLKVHSGQVLPTLKRGDVARYFPSSDERIIEYDIDALVYEARSPFQKIQILHSKTLGNMLILDELQNIAESDLIYTETLMGRGVENYEGKEICILGGGDGALLYELLKEKPKFVVMLEIDELVMQACNKYLNSICGDVLEKRKGDNYEIIVGDCVEYMKKFIGEGRKFDYVFGDLTDIPISGAPIGECWDFIRTILEHSFKILKPDGKYLTHGNGTSCLESLELFEEQLGLLKPKVKFTTSKAFVPSFMEEWLFYQVSLA